The following are from one region of the Myxocyprinus asiaticus isolate MX2 ecotype Aquarium Trade chromosome 2, UBuf_Myxa_2, whole genome shotgun sequence genome:
- the LOC127413050 gene encoding kin of IRRE-like protein 1 isoform X1: protein MQGLLLLLSLALSFHRVRTARFSQEPADQSVVLGQRVVLSCVVFNYSGIVQWTKDGLALGIGEDLRAWPRYRVLRLVDVGQYNLEISAAELSDDSLYECQATEAALRSRRAKLTVLIPPDDPMIEGSPEILLTAGVPYNMSCVSRGAKPASVIEWQKDGLPIEGAVSTTEVLADRKRVTTRSYLPIQPIDTDTGKNFTCVATNLAVPMGKHATITLNVHHPPVVTLSIEPRSVLEGERVTFTCQATANPPIMGYKWAKGGVVIQGARESVFVTKADHSFFTEPVSCQVFNAVGSTNVSILVDVHFGPILVVEPKPVTVDVDSDVTLNCKWAGNPPLTLTWTKKGSSMVLSNNNQLYLKSVSQSDAGQYVCKAIVPRIGVGETEVTLTVNGPPIISSEPVQYAVRGERGEVKCYIASTPPPDKIVWAWKENVWEKEKGTLSERYTVEQSKLTSQGGAVLSTLTINNVMESDFQSTYNCTAWNSFGPGTMIITLEEMEIVPVGIIAGGTVGCSILLLLCLLALVLFLYKQRKGSRRGVTLGKPDIKVETINKETHSLEEDSGSVSTATRMVKAMYSFLPSVTLSPSSQPFKDDIDLKQELRSDTLDTRQDYELKDPTNGYYNVRASTHDEGRPASRSMHYSDYRTSSQPGGAATVSSSSGPPVATAGPGTPSSLAPGSRAGCYDPRPPSRLSHNSYAQFNTFTRAGQSQQPPPSSGPQTSDFPADCSLLDSTPQLGYENYGYPSHYPPFRMGFAPPSLAPLESGPAYEMYGVGPSVGAGGSAGTPETGLGKYGSSTRFSYTSQHSDYSHRHTQRMQTHV from the exons CCTGGCCGAGGTATCGTGTGTTAAGGCTGGTGGATGTTGGCCAGTATAATTTGGAGATCTCGGCTGCTGAACTGTCAGATGACTCTCTCTATGAATGCCAGGCCACTGAGGCTGCACTGCGCTCCCGACGGGCCAAACTCACCGTCCTTA TTCCTCCCGATGACCCGATGATTGAGGGCTCCCCAGAGATCCTCCTCACAGCAGGAGTCCCCTATAACATGAGCTGCGTGTCCCGTGGAGCCAAACCCGCCTCTGTCATAGAGTGGCAGAAAGACGGGCTGCCGATAGAAGGGGCTGTCAGCACCACG GAGGTGCTCGCAGACAGGAAACGTGTGACCACACGAAGCTACCTGCCCATtcaaccaatagatacagatacAGGGAAGAACTTCACCTGTGTGGCTACTAACCTAGCAGTGCCGATGGGCAAACATGCCACTATCACCCTCAACGTACACC ACCCACCAGTAGTGACGTTATCCATTGAGCCTCGCTCTGTACTGGAAGGAGAAAGAGTGACCTTCACCTGCCAAGCTACTGCCAACCCACCTATTATGGGTTACAA GTGGGCAAAGGGAGGTGTGGTCATACAGGGGGCGAGAGAGAGTGTGTTCGTCACCAAGGCAGATCACTCTTTCTTCACCGAGCCTGTGTCCTGCCAAGTGTTCAATGCTGTGGGCAGCACAAACGTCAGTATTCTAGTTGATGTCCACT TTGGTCCTATCCTGGTAGTCGAGCCTAAACCAGTAACGGTAGATGTAGACTCAGACGTCACTCTAAACTGCAAGTGGGCAGGAAATCCTCCTCTCACACTAACCTGGACAAAAAAGGGTTCAAGCATG GTATTGAGTAATAATAACCAGCTCTATTTGAAGTCAGTAAGTCAGTCAGATGCTGGTCAGTATGTTTGTAAGGCTATCGTGCCCAGGATCGGAGTGGGCGAAACAGAGGTCACACTCACTGTCAACG GTCCTCCTATCATTTCCAGTGAACCGGTTCAGTATGCTGTTCGAGGAGAGAGAGGGGAAGTCAAGTGTTATATTGCCAGCACCCCTCCGCCAGACAAGATT GTGTGGGCATGGAAGGAGAATGTATGGGAAAAGGAGAAGGGAACCCTATCAGAACGGTACACGGTAGAACAGAGCAAGCTGACCTCACAGGGTGGAGCAGTGCTGTCCACCCTCACCATCAACAACGTCATGGAGTCCGACTTCCAGTCTACATACAACTGCACTGCATGGAATTCATTCGGACCTGGGACCATGATCATCACACTGGAAGAGATGG AGATAGTGCCGGTTGGGATCATTGCTGGTGGCACTGTAGGCTGTTCAATTCTTCTTCTCCTCTGTTTATTGGCATTAGTACTCTTCTTGTACAAACAACGCAAAGGAA GTCGTCGAGGGGTCACGCTTGGCAAGCCAGATATCAAGGTGGAGACCATAAACAAAGAGACCCACAGCCTGGAGGAAGACTCGGGCAGTGTCTCCACGGCAACACGCATGGTTAAGGCCATGTATTCT TTTTTGCCTTCTGTGACCCTCTCTCCCTCCTCCCAGCCTTTTAAAGATGACATTGACCTCAAACAGGAGCTGCGTAGTGACACACTGGACACACGCCAGGACTATGAGCTCAAG GATCCAACAAATGGCTACTACAACGTGCGAGCTTCCACCCATGATGAGGGCCGTCCAGCCTCCCGATCCATGCACTACTCAGACTATCGCACCTCCAGCCAGCCAGGGGGTGCTGCAACAGTCAGCAGCAGCTCAGGTCCGCCTGTAGCTACTGCAGGCCCGGGAACACCAAGCAGCTTGGCTCCAGGGTCACGAGCGGGTTGCTATGACCCTCGCCCTCCCTCTAGACTCTCACACAACAGCTATGCCCAATTCAACACCTTCACCCGTGCTGGGCAGTCCCAGCAACCTCCACCCAGTTCTGGTCCACAGACTAGTGACTTCCCAGCTGACTGCAGCCTCCTGGACTCTACCCCTCAGCTAGGATACGAAAATTACGGCTACCCATCGCACTATCCGCCATTTCGGATGGGGTTTGCTCCGCCAAGCCTTGCCCCATTAGAAAGTGGGCCAGCGTATGAGATGTACGGGGTGGGGCCGAGTGTCGGTGCAGGAGGCAGTGCTGGAACCCCAGAGACTGGACTCGGGAAATACGGAAGTTCCACAAGGTTCTCCTACACCTCTCAGCATTCGGATTACTCCCACCGACACACACAGAGGATGCAGACACACGTGTAA
- the LOC127413050 gene encoding kin of IRRE-like protein 1 isoform X2 produces the protein MQGLLLLLSLALSFHRVRTARFSQEPADQSVVLGQRVVLSCVVFNYSGIVQWTKDGLALGIGEDLRAWPRYRVLRLVDVGQYNLEISAAELSDDSLYECQATEAALRSRRAKLTVLIPPDDPMIEGSPEILLTAGVPYNMSCVSRGAKPASVIEWQKDGLPIEGAVSTTEVLADRKRVTTRSYLPIQPIDTDTGKNFTCVATNLAVPMGKHATITLNVHHPPVVTLSIEPRSVLEGERVTFTCQATANPPIMGYKWAKGGVVIQGARESVFVTKADHSFFTEPVSCQVFNAVGSTNVSILVDVHFGPILVVEPKPVTVDVDSDVTLNCKWAGNPPLTLTWTKKGSSMVLSNNNQLYLKSVSQSDAGQYVCKAIVPRIGVGETEVTLTVNGPPIISSEPVQYAVRGERGEVKCYIASTPPPDKIVWAWKENVWEKEKGTLSERYTVEQSKLTSQGGAVLSTLTINNVMESDFQSTYNCTAWNSFGPGTMIITLEEMEIVPVGIIAGGTVGCSILLLLCLLALVLFLYKQRKGSRRGVTLGKPDIKVETINKETHSLEEDSGSVSTATRMVKAMYSPFKDDIDLKQELRSDTLDTRQDYELKDPTNGYYNVRASTHDEGRPASRSMHYSDYRTSSQPGGAATVSSSSGPPVATAGPGTPSSLAPGSRAGCYDPRPPSRLSHNSYAQFNTFTRAGQSQQPPPSSGPQTSDFPADCSLLDSTPQLGYENYGYPSHYPPFRMGFAPPSLAPLESGPAYEMYGVGPSVGAGGSAGTPETGLGKYGSSTRFSYTSQHSDYSHRHTQRMQTHV, from the exons CCTGGCCGAGGTATCGTGTGTTAAGGCTGGTGGATGTTGGCCAGTATAATTTGGAGATCTCGGCTGCTGAACTGTCAGATGACTCTCTCTATGAATGCCAGGCCACTGAGGCTGCACTGCGCTCCCGACGGGCCAAACTCACCGTCCTTA TTCCTCCCGATGACCCGATGATTGAGGGCTCCCCAGAGATCCTCCTCACAGCAGGAGTCCCCTATAACATGAGCTGCGTGTCCCGTGGAGCCAAACCCGCCTCTGTCATAGAGTGGCAGAAAGACGGGCTGCCGATAGAAGGGGCTGTCAGCACCACG GAGGTGCTCGCAGACAGGAAACGTGTGACCACACGAAGCTACCTGCCCATtcaaccaatagatacagatacAGGGAAGAACTTCACCTGTGTGGCTACTAACCTAGCAGTGCCGATGGGCAAACATGCCACTATCACCCTCAACGTACACC ACCCACCAGTAGTGACGTTATCCATTGAGCCTCGCTCTGTACTGGAAGGAGAAAGAGTGACCTTCACCTGCCAAGCTACTGCCAACCCACCTATTATGGGTTACAA GTGGGCAAAGGGAGGTGTGGTCATACAGGGGGCGAGAGAGAGTGTGTTCGTCACCAAGGCAGATCACTCTTTCTTCACCGAGCCTGTGTCCTGCCAAGTGTTCAATGCTGTGGGCAGCACAAACGTCAGTATTCTAGTTGATGTCCACT TTGGTCCTATCCTGGTAGTCGAGCCTAAACCAGTAACGGTAGATGTAGACTCAGACGTCACTCTAAACTGCAAGTGGGCAGGAAATCCTCCTCTCACACTAACCTGGACAAAAAAGGGTTCAAGCATG GTATTGAGTAATAATAACCAGCTCTATTTGAAGTCAGTAAGTCAGTCAGATGCTGGTCAGTATGTTTGTAAGGCTATCGTGCCCAGGATCGGAGTGGGCGAAACAGAGGTCACACTCACTGTCAACG GTCCTCCTATCATTTCCAGTGAACCGGTTCAGTATGCTGTTCGAGGAGAGAGAGGGGAAGTCAAGTGTTATATTGCCAGCACCCCTCCGCCAGACAAGATT GTGTGGGCATGGAAGGAGAATGTATGGGAAAAGGAGAAGGGAACCCTATCAGAACGGTACACGGTAGAACAGAGCAAGCTGACCTCACAGGGTGGAGCAGTGCTGTCCACCCTCACCATCAACAACGTCATGGAGTCCGACTTCCAGTCTACATACAACTGCACTGCATGGAATTCATTCGGACCTGGGACCATGATCATCACACTGGAAGAGATGG AGATAGTGCCGGTTGGGATCATTGCTGGTGGCACTGTAGGCTGTTCAATTCTTCTTCTCCTCTGTTTATTGGCATTAGTACTCTTCTTGTACAAACAACGCAAAGGAA GTCGTCGAGGGGTCACGCTTGGCAAGCCAGATATCAAGGTGGAGACCATAAACAAAGAGACCCACAGCCTGGAGGAAGACTCGGGCAGTGTCTCCACGGCAACACGCATGGTTAAGGCCATGTATTCT CCTTTTAAAGATGACATTGACCTCAAACAGGAGCTGCGTAGTGACACACTGGACACACGCCAGGACTATGAGCTCAAG GATCCAACAAATGGCTACTACAACGTGCGAGCTTCCACCCATGATGAGGGCCGTCCAGCCTCCCGATCCATGCACTACTCAGACTATCGCACCTCCAGCCAGCCAGGGGGTGCTGCAACAGTCAGCAGCAGCTCAGGTCCGCCTGTAGCTACTGCAGGCCCGGGAACACCAAGCAGCTTGGCTCCAGGGTCACGAGCGGGTTGCTATGACCCTCGCCCTCCCTCTAGACTCTCACACAACAGCTATGCCCAATTCAACACCTTCACCCGTGCTGGGCAGTCCCAGCAACCTCCACCCAGTTCTGGTCCACAGACTAGTGACTTCCCAGCTGACTGCAGCCTCCTGGACTCTACCCCTCAGCTAGGATACGAAAATTACGGCTACCCATCGCACTATCCGCCATTTCGGATGGGGTTTGCTCCGCCAAGCCTTGCCCCATTAGAAAGTGGGCCAGCGTATGAGATGTACGGGGTGGGGCCGAGTGTCGGTGCAGGAGGCAGTGCTGGAACCCCAGAGACTGGACTCGGGAAATACGGAAGTTCCACAAGGTTCTCCTACACCTCTCAGCATTCGGATTACTCCCACCGACACACACAGAGGATGCAGACACACGTGTAA